In a genomic window of Alteromonas gilva:
- a CDS encoding YceI family protein — MKILKGLLALVVCLHVHPVMARYAVDNTNARVDFSAEHVGMRFSGTFEKWQAQVNLPGTSDNGNGGAITASFDLSSAKTGNATYDETLPEGDWFDVKNHPQGKFASTSVTKTAQGFVVKGNLTLRGKSNAMEFTLNNQDGRLVASFPIDRLAYGIGVESDPSAEWVSQNIQMTIDIPKG; from the coding sequence GTGAAAATATTAAAAGGATTATTGGCGCTGGTTGTTTGCCTGCACGTTCATCCGGTAATGGCCCGCTATGCGGTTGATAACACCAATGCGCGGGTTGACTTTAGTGCTGAGCACGTCGGCATGCGTTTTTCGGGTACGTTTGAAAAATGGCAGGCACAGGTTAATCTGCCTGGTACTTCTGACAACGGCAATGGGGGGGCTATTACTGCCAGTTTCGATTTGTCGAGCGCTAAAACCGGTAATGCTACCTACGATGAAACCTTGCCAGAAGGTGATTGGTTTGACGTAAAAAACCATCCTCAGGGCAAGTTTGCAAGCACCAGTGTGACAAAAACCGCACAAGGTTTTGTTGTAAAGGGGAATCTTACACTTCGAGGCAAGAGCAACGCCATGGAGTTTACCCTCAACAACCAAGATGGCCGACTGGTGGCGTCATTTCCTATCGACCGCCTTGCCTATGGCATTGGTGTGGAATCTGACCCCAGCGCTGAATGGGTTAGCCAGAATATACAGATGACCATCGATATTCCAAAAGGGTAA
- a CDS encoding cytochrome b: protein MYPTTRYHSISIVLHWLIALGILFMLASGIAMVNIDMPKADQYQLFQIHKASGVIMLWAIVLRIVVRLFSEQPPLPAMLSAHEQKLAKLGHIGLYTALVVMPLSGWLMVSASPFGLPTFVFVDWIKWPHIPFVERNKTIESLARNIHWLTAIALGMMILGHIAAVIMHKKRHGLQLITRMWWSK from the coding sequence ATGTATCCAACCACCCGATATCACAGCATTAGTATTGTTCTGCACTGGCTAATTGCGCTGGGCATACTGTTTATGCTCGCCAGCGGTATTGCTATGGTAAATATAGACATGCCAAAGGCCGATCAATATCAGCTTTTTCAAATTCATAAGGCTAGCGGGGTAATCATGCTCTGGGCAATTGTGCTGCGCATTGTTGTGCGGCTATTCAGCGAGCAACCGCCATTACCTGCAATGCTGTCAGCGCACGAACAAAAACTCGCTAAGCTTGGCCACATAGGGCTCTATACAGCCCTTGTAGTCATGCCGTTAAGCGGTTGGCTTATGGTGTCTGCCAGCCCCTTTGGTTTGCCCACATTTGTATTTGTGGATTGGATCAAGTGGCCCCATATTCCTTTCGTTGAGCGTAACAAAACCATTGAAAGCCTGGCGCGTAATATTCACTGGCTTACTGCCATTGCGCTTGGCATGATGATTCTCGGGCATATTGCAGCAGTGATCATGCATAAAAAAAGGCATGGTCTTCAATTAATAACACGTATGTGGTGGAGTAAATAA
- a CDS encoding YceI family protein — protein MKIVKILTVVVSFSLLSCVSWVFAKSQYSEMPEGHYKLDLTHASVVWKVSHFGLSDYVARFASFDGAIDFDPGNLANSEVQVSIDPRSIQTAYPNADEEDFNHVLATDDGWFNAGAFPSIDFVSTNIAITGENTAIMTGDLTFLGNTLPVSLDVTLNGAMQLQPFTRKPTMGFSASTVIERSRWGMTKYIPFIGDSVTVMIEAEFVKTE, from the coding sequence ATGAAAATCGTAAAAATATTAACTGTTGTGGTTAGCTTTTCACTGCTCAGTTGTGTGTCATGGGTGTTTGCCAAAAGTCAGTACAGTGAGATGCCAGAAGGCCACTATAAACTCGACTTGACCCATGCCAGTGTCGTGTGGAAAGTCTCCCACTTTGGCTTGTCAGATTATGTTGCGCGTTTTGCTTCGTTTGATGGTGCGATTGATTTTGATCCGGGTAATCTGGCAAACAGTGAAGTGCAAGTGTCGATTGACCCTCGTTCCATCCAAACCGCTTACCCCAACGCGGACGAAGAAGACTTTAATCATGTGTTAGCAACCGACGATGGCTGGTTTAATGCAGGCGCGTTCCCTAGCATCGATTTTGTATCCACTAATATAGCAATTACCGGGGAGAACACCGCCATAATGACGGGTGATCTGACGTTTTTGGGTAACACGCTGCCGGTTTCACTGGATGTAACGCTAAATGGCGCGATGCAGTTGCAGCCGTTCACCCGCAAGCCTACTATGGGGTTTTCAGCGTCCACGGTTATTGAGCGTTCGCGTTGGGGCATGACAAAATATATTCCGTTTATAGGCGATAGCGTAACGGTTATGATTGAAGCTGAGTTTGTTAAAACTGAGTAA